From Mus pahari chromosome 20, PAHARI_EIJ_v1.1, whole genome shotgun sequence, the proteins below share one genomic window:
- the LOC115062695 gene encoding transmembrane protein 184C-like has translation MRGYQKTKCFPGDPSHTEHSSLLSSSSQDMTSDSSKVPSPVGLYQGFGYTIMSHSSISILNDIPEEQQKLLNSEQDVTINIPEEQQKLLDIGKDVMIDIPEEQQKLLDTGKNVMIDIPEQEKEIPGNSQYQDHVQTVTSQASTDTSEDSMSDISESQQETSNSFMDSYS, from the coding sequence ATGAGAGGTTACCAAAAAACGAAATGTTTTCCTGGAGACCCCAGTCATACAGAACACTCAAGCTTACTTTCCTCCTCTTCACAAGATATGACTTCTGACTCTTCAAAGGTACCCTCTCCAGTGGGCCTGTACCAAGGATTTGGATACACCATTATGTCACACAGCTCAATTTCAATCTTGAATGACATCCCAGAAGAGCAACAGAAGCTTCTGAATTCAGAACAAGATGTAACGATTAACATCccagaagaacaacaaaaacttctTGACATAGGCAAAGATGTCATGATTGACATCccagaagaacaacaaaaacttctTGACACAGGCAAAAATGTCATGATTGACATCCCAGAACAGGAGAAGGAGATTCCTGGGAATAGCCAATATCAAGACCATGTACAAACAGTTACTTCACAGGCTTCCACAGATACATCTGAAGATAGTATGAGTGACATCTCGGAATCACAGCAGGAGACTTCTAATTCATTTATGGATTCTTACAGCTGA
- the LOC110337765 gene encoding LOW QUALITY PROTEIN: transmembrane protein 184C (The sequence of the model RefSeq protein was modified relative to this genomic sequence to represent the inferred CDS: inserted 4 bases in 2 codons; substituted 1 base at 1 genomic stop codon), with translation MPWVCNLNNWRRWIRPLLVLIYAMAVLVLVPIGIWEFQKRKVGIHTKAWFVAGIFLLLTIPVSIWGILQHLVHYTQPELQKPIIRILWMVPIYSMDSWVALKYPQITLYVDTWRECYEAYVIYNFXFLTTYLTIRFPNLVLHLEAKDQQNHLPPLCCCPLWAVGEMLLFRCKLGVLQYTVVRSITTVIAVVCEILGVYDEGKFGFNNAWTYCLKFHFPSLVILNNLTQLFAMYCLLLFYKFLKEELSPIQPVGKFLCVKLVFVSFWQAVIIALLVKVGIISEKRTWEWQSADAVATGLQDFIICIXMFFEAIAHHYSFSYKTYVHEVEEGSCFDSFLATWDVSDIRDNISEQVSXKCFPGDPDHNEHSNLLSSSSQDMTSGSSKXPSPVGLYQGFGYTITSQSPISIANLYEEILNAIPEEQQKLLNSEE, from the exons GTTGGAATACACACAAAAGCTTGGTTTGTAGCTGGAATATTTCTTCTGCTAACCATACCAGTGTCAATATGGGGGATCCTTCAACATCTGGTGCATTACACTCAACCTGAACTTCAAAAGCCCATAATAAG GATCCTATGGATGGTCCCAATATACAGTATGGatagt TGGGTGGCTTTGAAATATCCCCAAATTACACTATATGTGGATACCTGGAGGGAATGTTACGAAGCTTATGTCATCTATAACTT ATTCCTTACCACGTATCTGACAATCCGATTCCCAAACTTGGTGCTACACCTCGAAGCTAAAGATCAGCAAAACCACCTCCCTCCATTATGCTGctgtccactgtgggcggtgGGAGAAATGCTGCTCTTCAGGTGCAAGCTGGGAGTGCTGCAGTACACCGTGGTCAGGTCCATCACCACCGTCATCGCGGTTGTATGTGAAATCCTTGGCGTATATGATGAGGGAAAATTTGGTTTCAACAATGCTTGGACATACT gccttaaatttcatttcccttccctggttatattaaataatttgaCACAATTGTTTGCCATGTACTGCCTACTGCTGTTTTACAAATTCCTAAAGGAAGAGCTTAGCCCTATACAACCTGTTGGCAAGTTTCTCTGTGTGAAACTcgtctttgtttccttttggcaAGCAGTAATTATTGCTTTGTTGGTCAAAGTGGGGATTATTTCAGAAAAGCGTACCTGGGAATGGCAAAGTGCAGACGCTGTGGCCACAGGTCTGCAGGATTTCATAATCTGCATCTAAATGTTCTTTGAGGCAATTGCCCATCACTATTCATTCTCCTATAAAACCTATGTGCATGAAGTGGAGGAAGGCTCCTGCTTTGATTCCTTCCTTGCTACGTGGGATGTGTCCGATATCAGAGATAATATTTCTGAACAAGtttc gaaatgttttcctgGAGACCCGGATCATAATGAACACTCAAACTTACTTTCCTCCTCTTCACAAGATATGACTTCTGGCTCTTCAAAGNTACCCTCTCCAGTGGGCCTGTACCAAGGTTTTGGATACACCATTACTTCACAGAGCCCAATTTCAATAGCCAACCTATATGAAGAAATCTTGAATGCCATCCCAGAAGAGCAACAGAAGCTTCTCAATTCAGAAGAATAA